The proteins below are encoded in one region of Streptomyces roseirectus:
- a CDS encoding SDR family NAD(P)-dependent oxidoreductase produces the protein MTITFITGANKSLGYETARRLIEAGHTVLIGARDPERGRAAADALGARFVQIDVTDDASVAAAAAHVEASEGGIDVLINNAGVFGTHSPADRITAADAGEVFDVNVVGVVRVTHAFLPLLRKSAHPVIVNVSSGMGSFAVTHDAERVESRNLAPLYTASKAAVTMLTTQYAKSWPDVKVNAADPGYTATDFNGHSGPQTVTEGTDAIVALATIGPDGPTGTFRDRHGELAW, from the coding sequence ATGACGATCACCTTCATCACCGGAGCCAACAAGTCCCTCGGATACGAGACCGCCCGCCGCCTGATCGAGGCCGGGCACACCGTCCTCATCGGCGCGCGCGACCCGGAGCGCGGCCGGGCGGCCGCCGACGCGCTCGGGGCCCGTTTCGTCCAGATCGACGTCACCGACGACGCGTCGGTGGCCGCGGCCGCCGCCCACGTCGAGGCGAGCGAGGGCGGCATCGACGTCCTGATCAACAACGCCGGCGTCTTCGGGACGCACAGCCCCGCCGACCGGATCACGGCCGCCGACGCCGGCGAGGTGTTCGACGTCAATGTCGTGGGCGTCGTCCGTGTCACGCACGCGTTCCTGCCGCTGCTGCGCAAGTCCGCGCACCCCGTCATCGTCAATGTGTCGAGCGGGATGGGGTCGTTCGCGGTCACCCACGACGCCGAGCGCGTCGAGTCGCGCAACCTCGCGCCGCTCTACACGGCGTCGAAGGCCGCGGTGACCATGCTGACCACGCAGTACGCGAAGTCCTGGCCGGACGTGAAGGTGAACGCGGCCGACCCGGGCTACACCGCGACCGACTTCAACGGGCACAGTGGCCCGCAGACCGTCACCGAGGGCACCGACGCGATCGTCGCGCTCGCCACCATCGGTCCGGACGGACCGACCGGAACCTTCCGCGACCGGCACGGCGAGCTGGCCTGGTGA